Proteins encoded by one window of Amaranthus tricolor cultivar Red isolate AtriRed21 chromosome 4, ASM2621246v1, whole genome shotgun sequence:
- the LOC130810431 gene encoding pentatricopeptide repeat-containing protein At4g01030, mitochondrial — protein MHNYGGSSNQHPPKVPLNGQFSSSQFSKIIYFPPMEKLVPNGFYYSNPLLQTSFTRNHSGIPSQSIGITADALADTTVLSVPLPSSNLHLSHVSDYFGNPSNIKFLNLVKQKHAHVIKLPKMSNSDDIVLNLITSYLKFRDFESAVMVFFLGFKKNFMLWRLFLEEFKSFGGKPVEILKVFSELHRKGVDFDNKILTVVLKISAISMSKWLGVGIHGSLIKRGLKMDDYVTSALMNFYGRCWGTEYVDNVFDEMPERGVWLWNEAIIAALQNENPRKSLKIFQEMQFLFVKADSLTIGKALQACAKGGDIHKGRQIHGYTFRNNMIKDIAICNSLIHMYGKNNKIELARKVFDSMKSRSLCSWNSMISTYASLGYFDDAMELFHWMNSDNVEPGNVTWNCLLSSHLNHGLYREVLTVLRDMVVAKSLPSPSSIIPAIQAISELNWIKLGKEIHCYVLRKALDCDLYVQTTLLDMYVKCDELSKAQAMFDLIETKNIVAWNSLISGYSSKGMLEDALRLFYQMEGKGIEPDIVTWNSLLFAYSLKGRVKDALLVIEKMKLLGVKPNVVSWTTLISGCSQNGKFKDSVTFFNQMMKDGINPNLPTICSLLQATAGMSWLQKGKEIHSWCIRNGFEEDVLVATALMYVYIKSGSLYGASEIFRRVKKKTVATWNCMIMGFAAYNHGNEGIMVFNEMCERDIHPDAITFTALLSCCKNSALLDEGWKYFDRMKGDYNIVPTIEHYSCMVDLLGKAGYLDEAMDFIKTMPMEPDASIWGSILHSCRIHNNLQLGKLAAKKLFELEPNNSANYVILMNLYAISSRWEDVHCVREEMTARGLRIQLGWSWIEIYRTVHEFNDLKPHPDIGTIYFELYQLVAEMKKAGYIPDTKCVYQDIDDNEKEKMLLSHTEKLAITYGLIKTRDSSLIRVVKSTRMCSDCHIAAKFISLVRNREIILKDGVRFHHFRRGRCSCNDRW, from the coding sequence ATGCATAACTATGGCGGATCATCCAACCAACACCCGCCAAAAGTCCCACTTAACGGTCAATTTTCCTCATCTCAATTCTCAAAGATCATCTATTTTCCTCCAATGGAAAAACTTGTTCCTAATGGTTTCTACTACTCCAATCCATTATTGCAAACATCTTTTACCAGGAATCATTCCGGAATCCCTTCTCAATCTATTGGAATCACTGCTGATGCTTTAGCTGATACTACAGTACTTTCTGTTCCTCTTCCCTCTTCGAATTTGCATCTTTCTCATGTATCTGATTATTTTGGTAATCCTAGTAAcattaaattcttaaatttAGTTAAACAAAAGCATGCCCATGTGATAAAATTGCCCAAAATGAGTAATTCTGAtgatattgttttgaatttgatcaCTTCTTATCTGAAATTTAGAGATTTTGAATCAGCTGTGATGgttttttttctgggttttaagaaaaattttatgttgtggaggttatttttggaggaattcAAGAGTTTTGGAGGAAAACCAGTTGAAATTCTCAAGGTTTTTAGTGAATTACATAGGAAAGGTGTAGATTTTGATAATAAAATTCTTACTGTTGTGTTGAAAATTTCTGCAATTTCGATGAGTAAGTGGTTAGGTGTTGGAATTCATGGTTCTTTGATCAAAAGAGGGCTTAAAATGGATGATTATGTGACCTCTGCATTGATGAACTTCTATGGAAGATGTTGGGGGACAGAGTATGTAGATaatgtgtttgatgaaatgcctgAACGAGGAGTCTGGTTGTGGAATGAAGCCATTATCGCGGCTCTTCAGAATGAGAACCCTAGGAAGAGTCTAAAGATTTTTCAAGAAATGCAGTTTTTGTTTGTGAAAGCTGATAGCTTAACAATTGGCAAAGCACTACAAGCTTGTGCTAAAGGGGGAGATATTCATAAAGGGAGGCAAATTCATGGGTATACATTTAGAAATAACATGATAAAGGATATAGCAATATGCAATTCTTTAATCCACATGTATGGGAAGAATAATAAGATAGAATTAGCTAGAAAAGTATTTGATTCCATGAAAAGCCGTAGTTTATGTTCATGGAACTCGATGATTTCGACTTATGCTTCGCTCGGCTATTTTGATGATGCAATGGAATTATTCCATTGGATGAACTCTGACAATGTTGAACCAGGCAATGTAACATGGAACTGCCTATTGTCTAGTCATTTGAATCATGGGCTATATCGAGAAGTTTTGACTGTTCTACGTGATATGGTGGTGGCGAAATCATTGCCAAGCCCGAGCTCTATAATCCCTGCTATTCAAGCCATTAGTGAATTGAATTGGATAAAATTGGGGAAAGAAATACATTGCTATGTTCTTAGAAAGGCACTTGACTGTGATTTGTATGTGCAAACAACTTTATTGGACATGTATGTCAAATGTGATGAATTAAGTAAAGCTCAGGCAATGTTTGACCTCATAGAGACCAAGAATATTGTTGCATGGAATTCTTTAATTTCGGGTTATTCCTCGAAGGGTATGTTGGAGGATGCTCTGAGATTGTTTTATCAAATGGAAGGTAAAGGTATAGAACCGGATATTGTTACATGGAACTCTCTACTTTTTGCCTATTCTTTGAAGGGCCGCGTAAAGGATGCATTGCTTGTGATAGAGAAAATGAAGCTTTTGGGTGTGAAACCTAATGTCGTGTCATGGACTACTCTCATATCCGGTTGCTCCCAAAACGGGAAATTCAAGGATTCCGTAACTTTTTTCAATCAAATGATGAAAGATGGCATAAACCCAAATTTGCCTACTATATGTAGTTTACTCCAAGCTACTGCCGGTATGTCTTGGTTACAAAAAGGTAAAGAGATACATAGTTGGTGCATAAGAAATGGGTTTGAGGAAGATGTATTAGTAGCCACCGCTCTTATGTACGTGTATATCAAGTCAGGAAGTCTGTATGGCGCTTCAGAAATTTTCCGAAGGGTGAAAAAAAAGACCGTTGCGACTTGGAATTGCATGATTATGGGATTTGCAGCGTACAACCATGGAAACGAAGGAATTATGGTTTTCAATGAAATGTGTGAGAGGGATATTCATCCTGATGCCATAACTTTCACCGCTCTCTTATCGTGTTGCAAGAACTCGGCTTTGCTCGATGAAGGATGGAAATATTTTGATCGAATGAAGGGTGATTATAACATTGTGCCTACCATCGAGCACTACTCTTGCATGGTTGACCTTCTAGGAAAAGCTGGGTATCTTGATGAAGCCATGGATTTCATCAAAACAATGCCTATGGAACCCGATGCTTCCATTTGGGGTTCTATTCTTCATTCCTGTCGGATTCATAACAACTTGCAACTGGGGAAACTTGCAGCAAAAAAACTTTTCGAGCTAGAACCCAATAACTCTGCTAATTATGTTATACTGATGAATTTATATGCAATCTCGAGCAGATGGGAAGATGTGCACTGCGTGAGAGAAGAGATGACTGCTCGTGGACTGAGAATTCAGCTTGGTTGGAGCTGGATAGAGATTTACCGCACGGTTCATGAGTTCAACGATTTAAAACCTCACCCGGACATAGGAACCATATATTTCGAGCTGTATCAGCTGGTCGCTGAGATGAAGAAAGCGGGTTATATTCCTGATACCAAATGCGTGTACCAAGATATCGATGATAACGAGAAAGAGAAGATGTTGCTGTCTCATACAGAAAAATTAGCCATTACTTATGGGCTGATAAAGACGAGGGATAGTTCACTTATCAGGGTGGTGAAGAGCACTAGAATGTGTTCTGACTGTCACATTGCTgcaaaatttatttctttagtAAGAAATCGCGAGATTATCCTCAAAGATGGTGTTCGGTTTCATCATTTTCGAAGAGGAAGATGCTCTTGCAACGACCGTTGGTAG
- the LOC130811093 gene encoding abscisic acid receptor PYL9-like: MESVYIARHHSHRVAGNQCSSALTKHIKAPVNLVWSLVRRFDQPQKYKPFVSRCTVSGELKIGSLREVNVRSGLPATTSTERLELLDDDEHILSVRIVDGDHRLRNYSSIITVHPEIINGEPGTLVIESFVVDVPEGNTTEETCYFVEALINCNLKSLADVSERMAHA; this comes from the exons ATGGAGTCTGTATACATTGCTAGACACCACAGTCATAGAGTTGCAGGGAATCAGTGCTCTTCTGCACTTACCAAACACATCAAAGCACCAGTAAAtctt GTATGGTCATTAGTGAGGAGATTTGATCAACCTCAAAAGTATAAGCCATTTGTAAGCCGGTGCACAGTGAGTGGGGAGCTCAAGATTGGAAGCCTAAGAGAAGTAAATGTAAGATCTGGTCTACCAGCTACAACCAGCACTGAAAGGCTTGAACTTCTTGATGATGATGAGCACATTCTAAGTGTCAGAATTGTTGATGGGGATCACAGACTAAGG AATTACTCATCAATTATCACCGTTCACCCTGAGATAATCAATGGAGAGCCGGGCACTTTAGTCATCGAATCATTTGTCGTTGATGTGCCCGAAGGAAACACTACAGAGGAAACTTGTTACTTCGTCGAGGCATTAATCAACTGTAACCTCAAATCCTTAGCCGATGTCTCTGAGAGGATGGCACACGCCTGA